The following coding sequences are from one Triticum dicoccoides isolate Atlit2015 ecotype Zavitan chromosome 4A, WEW_v2.0, whole genome shotgun sequence window:
- the LOC119283804 gene encoding putative F-box protein At3g52320: MAEAARGGPTPPHGGIPDEILIWDILVRLPPKSLLRCRAVCRAWRTATSARDFLIANHARQPTRPLLYVCNLPHYGHYKVGGDIDIIPFDHRAAADKLQPVALLGRASEFKDLVASFDGLVVFDWWRRKSLGICNSATRQYARLMVPMDFTFLGMYRHPPTGEYRVLMYPCLAAGREAGCYVLSMGSIQPPRSIVRPGEVHKEVIFGTKSVLFRGGLHWYRVQQHEGESNMIIVFDTTAETFRQMRVPVVRGTTCDGLFEMDGMLGMSSFNDKATSIDIWVLQDYASEVWTFKCHIELPLAEIMASCGKRDDDDSWETVVVPGDGELLVLVKFPNWLVQVDMDGKLVATFNHTGVQPTQLQLKQSLVPHDFFPSLHGYVVNGWPFT; this comes from the coding sequence ATGGCGGAGGCAGCAAGGGGAGGGCCGACGCCTCCTCATGGTGGCATCCCGGATGAGATCCTCATCTGGGACATCCTCGTCCGCCTGCCCCCCAAATCGCTCCTCCGCTGCCGTGCCGTCTGCCGCGCCTGGCGCACAGCCACCTCCGCCCGCGACTTCCTCATCGCCAACCACGCCCGCCAGCCCACCCGCCCCCTCCTCTACGTCTGCAACCTTCCCCACTACGGCCACTACAAGGTCGGTGGCGACATAGACATCATCCCCTTCGACCACCGGGCCGCCGCCGACAAGCTCCAGCCCGTCGCGCTACTTGGCCGAGCCTCCGAATTCAAAGATCTGGTGGCCTCCTTTGACGGCCTCGTTGTCTTCGACTGGTGGCGCCGCAAGTCCTTGGGTATCTGCAACTCAGCGACCCGTCAGTATGCCCGCCTCATGGTGCCTATGGACTTCACGTTCTTGGGGATGTACCGTCACCCCCCAACCGGCGAATACAGGGTACTGATGTACCCGTGTCTGGCAGCTGGGAGGGAAGCTGGCTGCTATGTTTTATCGATGGGCTCCATCCAACCGCCGAGAAGCATTGTCAGGCCGGGGGAAGTGCATAAAGAAGTGATATTCGGCACCAAGTCTGTGCTATTCCGTGGCGGGCTGCACTGGTACAGGGTGCAGCAGCACGAGGGCGAAAGCAACATGATAATCGTATTTGACACCACAGCCGAGACGTTCCGACAGATGCGCGTCCCGGTTGTTCGTGGTACCACCTGTGATGGGCTATTTGAGATGGATGGCATGCTCGGCATGTCTAGCTTTAACGACAAAGCGACAAGCATTGATATCTGGGTGTTGCAGGACTATGCAAGCGAGGTCTGGACCTTCAAGTGCCACATTGAACTGCCGCTTGCAGAGATTATGGCGTCGTGTGGAAAACGCGATGACGATGACTCTTGGGAAACGGTGGTCGTGCCTGGGGATGGTGAGTTGCTTGTCCTGGTCAAATTTCCCAACTGGCTAGTTCAGGTTGACATGGATGGCAAGTTGGTCGCCACTTTCAATCACACAGGTGTCCAACCTACTCAACTGCAGCTCAAGCAAAGTCTTGTTCCGCATGACTTctttccatcgctacatggttatgTTGTGAACGGTTGGCCTTTCACCTGA